A genomic segment from Haloplanus salinus encodes:
- a CDS encoding DUF6166 domain-containing protein, whose protein sequence is MPAKPDYSRKTKWKNEPYQGERGVGGNFVHAGDNLLDKHLFVHRLAPGGFDWGPDASDEKASQLAIALLAPLKGVDYAVEHYHLFAENFVRRELTDDTWEIKRQDYRSDEYVEAIDGRDYPENTAPGPEDVPDLEDADLESITYAAEIALAEKYAEVLWQSGSRRENLRRLKAIWSGEEDPASDAVASGTLYRIQGLDIPSNARSTLVKQFDSMGELAAWVCYGRNHSQLAGISDASAKKIRNARPGFVQYFGGTEHIPEHDSREMSLSEMSNTRGDTAQQTFTSTLSEADE, encoded by the coding sequence ATGCCAGCAAAACCCGATTACTCGCGAAAAACGAAATGGAAGAACGAACCGTACCAAGGCGAAAGAGGCGTTGGCGGAAACTTCGTCCACGCTGGCGATAACCTGCTCGACAAGCATCTGTTCGTCCACCGACTCGCTCCCGGCGGATTCGACTGGGGGCCTGACGCCTCTGACGAGAAGGCCAGTCAACTCGCTATCGCACTCCTCGCCCCGCTCAAAGGCGTGGACTACGCTGTCGAACACTACCACCTATTCGCGGAGAACTTCGTCCGGCGTGAACTAACCGACGATACCTGGGAAATCAAACGTCAAGACTACCGCTCAGATGAGTACGTCGAGGCCATCGACGGTCGCGACTACCCCGAAAACACCGCCCCCGGCCCCGAAGACGTTCCCGATCTCGAGGATGCCGACCTCGAGTCCATCACGTACGCCGCGGAGATCGCTCTCGCCGAGAAGTACGCGGAGGTTCTGTGGCAGTCGGGGAGCCGCCGCGAGAACCTTCGACGGCTGAAAGCCATCTGGAGCGGTGAGGAAGATCCCGCCAGCGACGCCGTCGCTTCGGGGACACTTTATCGAATTCAAGGCCTCGACATTCCCTCGAACGCCCGCAGTACGCTCGTCAAGCAGTTCGACTCGATGGGCGAACTCGCAGCCTGGGTCTGCTATGGGCGCAATCACTCCCAGCTCGCGGGCATCAGCGACGCATCCGCGAAGAAAATCCGTAACGCTCGCCCCGGCTTCGTCCAGTACTTCGGCGGTACAGAGCACATCCCCGAGCACGACAGCCGTGAAATGTCGCTCTCGGAGATGTCCAACACTCGGGGCGACACCGCCCAGCAGACGTTCACAAGTACTCTTAGTGAGGCAGACGAGTAA